A genomic window from Anticarsia gemmatalis isolate Benzon Research Colony breed Stoneville strain chromosome 24, ilAntGemm2 primary, whole genome shotgun sequence includes:
- the LOC142983622 gene encoding uncharacterized protein LOC142983622 produces the protein MSSKKLILNELLAFLVHAIDYMDEVSILQICRSNFKEENVSSAKLLLFQSLGKLDQMPSRRREGSEKSLQDIIDMLKKADPDDVPDFVAKELSKLPPVTFDHVDVTRLLKDITSLKAEMTKMQSRLEASDTIIAELRAEITSLHNVGSVIRSPEASKVNTRRGPQTASIGSFASANSSASPAADIADEALLAAVVACASTPATVTSRVGTTTPARAYADIVAKKTPAAQTKRQIIKGVKQKSCLSTQKDNAEQPKEQADKDGFIMVQKKKKKPNQNKCGTGPTGPNFLLRPAVPVTPLYVSRLHYSTKVEEIVEYIQTKTKWTLRVQRLESRHNVGFNAFVVRVPTEHLTKFMEPEFWPKGVVFRRFRGRIPDTARYTTPTLHNSSNRV, from the coding sequence ATGAGTTCGAAAAAACTCATATTGAACGAATTATTGGCGTTCCTTGTCCATGCAATTGATTACATGGATGAGGTGAGCATATTGCAAATATGCCGATCCAACTTCAAGGAGGAAAATGTCAGCAGCGCAAAGCTGCTACTGTTCCAGTCTCTTGGAAAACTGGACCAGATGCCGTCTCGTCGCAGAGAGGGCTCCGAGAAGAGTCTTCAAGATATAATTGATATGTTGAAGAAGGCCGACCCAGACGACGTGCCTGACTTCGTGGCGAAAGAGCTCAGTAAACTGCCTCCCGTCACGTTCGATCACGTCGATGTAACTAGACTGCTGAAGGACATCACGTCGTTAAAAGCTGAGATGACTAAGATGCAGTCCAGACTAGAGGCCTCAGACACTATCATTGCTGAGCTGCGTGCAGAAATTACATCATTGCACaacgttggttcagtaattAGGTCACCAGAGGCCTCAAAGGTGAACACTCGCCGCGGACCGCAGACTGCCTCCATAGGCAGTTTTGCATCGGCGAACTCAAGTGCGTCACCAGCTGCCGATATCGCTGACGAAGCTTTGCTCGCCGCCGTCGTCGCATGCGCCTCTACACCGGCCACTGTGACATCACGCGTAGGTACAACGACCCCTGCACGTGCCTACGCAGATATAGTCGCTAAGAAAACACCTGCAGCGCAGACAAAgcgacaaattataaaaggggTTAAACAGAAGAGCTGCCTATCCACCCAGAAGGACAACGCAGAGCAACCGAAGGAACAGGCCGACAAGGATGGCTTCATCATGgtacagaagaagaaaaagaagccgAACCAAAACAAGTGCGGCACTGGACCGACCGGACCGAATTTCTTGCTGCGTCCTGCTGTACCAGTGACGCCGCTGTACGTGTCCAGACTGCATTACTCTACAAAGGTTGAAGAGATTGTAGAGTACATACAGACGAAAACGAAGTGGACTTTGAGAGTTCAGAGGTTGGAATCACGTCACAATGTGGGTTTTAATGCCTTCGTGGTGAGAGTGCCAACTGAGCATCTCACAAAGTTCATGGAGCCAGAATTTTGGCCGAAAGGTGTTGTTTTCCGGCGATTCCGTGGCCGGATACCCGATACTGCGCGATACACGACGCCGACGCTGCACAATAGTAGTAAtcgtgtataa